A genomic segment from Thermus neutrinimicus encodes:
- the rpoC gene encoding DNA-directed RNA polymerase subunit beta' produces MKKEVRKVRIALASPEKIRSWSYGEVEKPETINYRTLKPERDGLFDERIFGPTKDYECACGKYKRQRFEGKVCERCGVEVTKSIVRRYRMGHIELATPAAHIWFVKDVPSKIGTLLDLSATELEQVLYFSKYIVLDPKGAVLDGVPVGKRQLLTDEEYRELRFGKQETYPLPQGVDALVKDGEEVVKGQELFPGVVSRMDGVALYRFPRRVRIDYLRKERAGLRLPLSAWVEREGYRPGEVLAELPEPYLFRAEEEGVVELRELEEGHLLSLLKDDEPVARYFLPVGLTPLVVQGEVVERGQPLAEGRGLLRMPRHMSAKEVEAEEEGDTVYLTFFLEWTEPKDYAVAPHMNVVVPEGAHVQAGEKVVAAIDPEEEVIAEAEGIVHLHEPASIVVMKARLYPFEEDVEVTTGDRVAPGDALADGGRVKSEIYGRVEVDLVRNAVRVVESYDIDARMGAEAIQALLKELDLEKLEAELLEEMKHPSRARRAKARKRLEVVRAFLDSGNRPEWMILEAVPVLPPDLRPMVQVDGGRFATSDLNDLYRRLINRNNRLKKLLAQGAPEIIIRNEKRMLQEAVDAVIDNGRRGSPVTNPGSERPLRSLTDILSGKQGRFRQNLLGKRVDYSGRSVIVVGPQLKLHQCGLPKRMALELFKPFLLKKMEEKGIAPNVKAARRMLERQRDIKDEVWDALEEVIHGKVVLLNRAPTLHRLGIQAFQPVLVEGQSIQLHPLVCEAFNADFDGDQMAVHVPLSSFAQAEARIQMLSAHNLLSPASGEPLAKPSRDIILGLYYITQVRREKKGAGREFATVEEALAAYERGEVALNAPIKVAGKETSVGRLKFVFASPDEALLAVAHGLLDLQDVVTVRYLGKRLETSPGRVLFARIVGEAVGDEKVAQELLQMDVPQEKNSLKDLVYQSFLRLGIEKTARLLDALKYYGFTLSTTSGITIGIDDAVIPPEKQKFLEEADKKLRQIEQAYEMGFLTDRERYDQVIQLWTETTEKVTQAVFRNFEENYPFNPLYVMAQSGARGNPQQIRQLCGMRGLMQKPSGETFEVPVRSSFREGLTVLEYFISSHGARKGGADTALRTADSGYLTRKLVDVAHEIVVREADCGTTNFISVPLFQPDEVTRTLRLRKRSDIESGLYGRVLAREVEVLGQRLEEGRYLTLEDVGLLIKAAEAGEIKEVPVRSPLTCQTRYGVCQKCYGYDLSMARPVSIGEAVGVVAAESIGEPGTQLTMRTFHTGGVAVGTDITQGLPRVIELFEARRPKAKAVISEIDGVVRIEETEEKLSVFVESEGFSKEYKLPKDARLLVKDGDYVEAGQPLTRGAVDPHQLLEAKGPEAVERYLVDEIQKVYRAQGVKLHDKHIEIVVRQMLKYVEVTDPGDSRLLEGQVLEKWDVEALNERLIAEGKTPVAWKPLLMGVTKSALSTKSWLSAASFQNTTHVLTEAAIAGKKDELIGLKENVILGRLIPAGTGNDFVRFTQVVDKRTLKAIEEARKEAVEAKEKEPALRRPGRREQPGKQA; encoded by the coding sequence ATGAAAAAGGAAGTTCGCAAGGTCCGCATCGCCCTGGCCTCTCCGGAAAAGATCCGCTCCTGGAGCTACGGGGAGGTGGAGAAGCCGGAAACCATCAACTACCGCACCCTGAAGCCCGAGCGGGATGGGCTTTTTGACGAGCGCATCTTCGGCCCCACCAAGGACTACGAGTGCGCCTGCGGCAAGTACAAGCGCCAGCGCTTTGAGGGGAAGGTGTGCGAGCGCTGCGGGGTGGAGGTCACCAAGAGCATCGTGCGCCGCTACCGCATGGGGCACATCGAGCTGGCCACCCCGGCGGCCCACATCTGGTTCGTGAAGGATGTGCCCTCCAAGATCGGCACCCTCCTGGACCTCTCGGCCACCGAGCTGGAGCAGGTCCTCTACTTCAGCAAGTACATCGTCCTGGACCCCAAGGGGGCGGTGCTGGATGGCGTGCCGGTAGGGAAGCGCCAGCTCCTCACGGACGAGGAGTACCGGGAGCTTCGCTTTGGCAAGCAGGAAACCTATCCCTTGCCCCAGGGGGTGGATGCCCTGGTCAAGGACGGCGAGGAGGTGGTGAAGGGGCAGGAGCTTTTCCCTGGGGTGGTGAGCCGCATGGATGGGGTGGCCCTTTACCGCTTCCCCCGGCGGGTGCGGATCGATTACCTGCGCAAGGAGCGGGCGGGCCTCCGCCTTCCCCTTTCCGCCTGGGTGGAGCGGGAGGGCTATAGGCCGGGAGAGGTCCTGGCGGAACTCCCCGAGCCCTACCTCTTCCGGGCGGAGGAGGAAGGGGTGGTGGAGCTTAGAGAGCTCGAGGAGGGCCACCTCCTCAGCCTGCTTAAGGACGACGAACCCGTGGCCCGCTACTTCCTGCCCGTGGGGCTTACCCCCTTGGTGGTCCAGGGGGAGGTGGTGGAAAGGGGCCAGCCCCTGGCGGAGGGGCGGGGCCTTTTGCGCATGCCCCGGCACATGAGCGCCAAGGAGGTGGAGGCGGAGGAGGAGGGGGATACCGTCTACCTCACCTTCTTCCTGGAATGGACGGAGCCCAAGGACTACGCGGTGGCCCCCCATATGAACGTGGTGGTGCCGGAAGGCGCCCACGTCCAGGCGGGGGAGAAGGTGGTGGCGGCCATCGACCCCGAGGAGGAGGTGATCGCCGAGGCCGAGGGCATCGTCCACCTGCACGAGCCCGCCAGCATCGTGGTGATGAAGGCCCGGCTCTACCCCTTTGAGGAGGACGTGGAGGTGACCACCGGGGACCGGGTGGCCCCGGGGGATGCCCTGGCCGACGGGGGTAGGGTCAAGAGCGAGATCTACGGCCGGGTGGAGGTGGACCTGGTCCGGAACGCGGTGCGGGTGGTGGAGTCCTACGACATCGACGCCCGCATGGGGGCCGAGGCCATCCAGGCCCTTTTGAAGGAGCTGGACCTGGAGAAGCTGGAGGCTGAGCTTCTGGAGGAGATGAAACACCCCTCCCGGGCCCGGCGGGCCAAGGCCAGGAAGCGCCTCGAGGTGGTCCGGGCCTTCCTGGACTCCGGCAACCGGCCGGAGTGGATGATCCTCGAGGCGGTGCCCGTGCTTCCCCCTGACCTGCGCCCCATGGTGCAGGTGGACGGGGGCCGCTTCGCCACCAGCGACCTCAACGACCTCTACCGCCGCCTCATCAACCGCAACAACCGCCTGAAGAAGCTCCTGGCCCAGGGGGCCCCGGAGATCATCATCCGCAACGAGAAGCGCATGCTCCAAGAGGCGGTGGATGCGGTCATCGACAACGGCCGCCGCGGCTCCCCCGTCACCAACCCGGGCTCCGAACGGCCCCTTAGGAGCCTCACCGACATCCTCTCCGGCAAGCAGGGCCGCTTCCGCCAGAACCTCTTGGGCAAGCGGGTGGACTACTCGGGGCGGAGCGTGATCGTGGTGGGGCCCCAGCTCAAGCTCCACCAGTGCGGCCTGCCCAAGCGCATGGCCCTGGAGCTCTTCAAGCCCTTCCTCCTCAAGAAGATGGAGGAAAAGGGCATTGCCCCCAACGTGAAAGCGGCCCGCAGGATGCTGGAGCGCCAGCGGGACATCAAGGACGAGGTGTGGGATGCCCTCGAGGAGGTGATCCACGGCAAGGTGGTCCTCCTAAACCGCGCCCCCACCCTCCACCGCCTGGGCATCCAGGCCTTCCAGCCGGTTTTGGTGGAGGGCCAGTCCATCCAGCTCCACCCCCTGGTCTGCGAGGCCTTCAACGCCGATTTCGACGGGGACCAGATGGCGGTGCACGTGCCCCTTTCCTCCTTCGCCCAGGCGGAGGCCCGCATCCAGATGCTCTCCGCCCACAACCTCCTCTCCCCCGCCTCCGGGGAACCCTTGGCCAAGCCCAGCCGGGACATCATCCTGGGGCTTTACTACATCACCCAGGTGCGCCGGGAGAAGAAGGGGGCCGGCCGGGAGTTCGCCACGGTGGAGGAGGCCTTGGCCGCCTATGAGCGGGGCGAGGTGGCCTTGAACGCCCCCATCAAGGTGGCGGGCAAGGAGACCAGCGTGGGCCGGCTGAAGTTCGTGTTCGCAAGCCCAGATGAGGCCCTTCTGGCGGTGGCCCACGGCCTTCTGGACCTGCAGGACGTGGTGACGGTGCGCTACCTGGGGAAGCGCCTGGAGACCAGCCCGGGCCGGGTTCTCTTCGCCCGCATCGTGGGCGAGGCGGTGGGGGACGAGAAGGTGGCCCAGGAGCTCCTCCAGATGGACGTGCCCCAGGAGAAGAACTCCCTCAAGGACCTGGTCTACCAGTCCTTCCTGCGCCTGGGGATTGAGAAGACCGCAAGGCTCCTGGACGCCCTCAAGTACTACGGCTTCACCCTGTCCACCACCAGCGGGATCACCATCGGCATCGACGATGCCGTGATCCCCCCGGAGAAGCAAAAGTTCTTGGAGGAAGCGGATAAGAAGCTGCGGCAGATCGAGCAGGCTTACGAGATGGGCTTCCTCACCGACCGGGAGCGCTATGACCAGGTGATCCAGCTCTGGACCGAGACCACGGAGAAGGTCACCCAGGCGGTGTTTAGGAACTTTGAGGAGAACTACCCCTTCAACCCCCTCTACGTGATGGCCCAGTCGGGGGCCCGGGGTAACCCCCAGCAGATCCGCCAGCTTTGCGGCATGCGGGGCCTCATGCAAAAGCCCTCGGGGGAGACCTTTGAGGTGCCGGTGCGCTCCTCCTTCCGGGAAGGCCTCACCGTGCTGGAGTACTTCATCTCCAGCCACGGGGCCCGGAAGGGTGGGGCGGACACCGCCCTCAGGACCGCGGACTCGGGCTACCTCACCCGGAAGCTGGTGGACGTGGCCCACGAGATCGTGGTGCGGGAGGCGGACTGCGGCACCACCAACTTCATCTCCGTCCCCCTCTTCCAGCCCGACGAGGTGACCCGCACCCTGCGCTTAAGGAAGCGCTCGGACATTGAGTCTGGCCTCTATGGCCGCGTTCTGGCCCGGGAGGTGGAGGTCCTGGGCCAACGCTTGGAGGAGGGGCGTTACCTGACCCTCGAGGACGTGGGGCTCCTCATCAAGGCGGCGGAGGCCGGGGAGATCAAGGAGGTGCCCGTGCGCAGCCCCCTCACCTGCCAGACCCGCTACGGGGTGTGCCAGAAGTGCTACGGCTACGACCTCTCCATGGCCAGGCCCGTGTCCATCGGGGAGGCGGTGGGGGTGGTGGCGGCGGAGTCCATCGGCGAGCCCGGCACCCAGCTCACCATGCGCACCTTCCACACGGGCGGCGTGGCGGTGGGCACCGACATCACCCAGGGTCTGCCCCGGGTCATCGAGCTCTTTGAGGCCCGCAGGCCCAAGGCCAAGGCGGTCATCTCCGAGATCGACGGGGTGGTGCGCATCGAGGAGACCGAGGAGAAGCTTTCCGTCTTCGTGGAGTCCGAGGGCTTCTCCAAGGAATACAAGCTTCCCAAGGATGCCCGCTTGCTGGTGAAGGACGGGGATTATGTGGAGGCAGGCCAGCCCTTGACCCGCGGGGCCGTGGATCCCCATCAGCTTCTGGAGGCTAAGGGTCCTGAGGCGGTGGAGCGCTACCTGGTGGACGAGATCCAGAAGGTCTACCGGGCCCAGGGGGTGAAGCTCCACGACAAGCACATCGAGATCGTGGTGCGGCAGATGCTCAAGTACGTGGAGGTCACCGACCCCGGGGATAGCCGCCTGCTGGAGGGCCAGGTCCTGGAGAAGTGGGACGTGGAGGCCCTGAACGAGCGGCTCATCGCCGAGGGCAAGACCCCGGTGGCCTGGAAGCCCCTCCTCATGGGGGTTACCAAGAGCGCCCTTTCCACCAAGAGCTGGCTTTCCGCCGCCAGCTTCCAGAACACCACCCATGTGCTCACCGAGGCGGCCATCGCCGGCAAGAAGGACGAGCTCATCGGTCTCAAGGAAAACGTCATCCTGGGCCGCCTGATCCCTGCGGGTACCGGGAACGACTTCGTGCGCTTTACCCAGGTGGTGGACAAAAGGACCCTCAAGGCCATCGAGGAGGCCAGGAAGGAGGCGGTGGAGGCCAAGGAGAAGGAGCCTGCCCTTCGCCGCCCTGGCCGTCGCGAACAGCCTGGGAAGCAGGCCTAA
- a CDS encoding fuculose-1-phosphate aldolase, translating into MLARIYTAFRQVGEDLFHQRLISATAGNFSVRTKEGFLITKSGVQKARLSPEDLVEVPLEGPFPQGASVESVIHREVYRATPARAIVHAHPRVAVALSLHLDRIVPQDLEGQYYLKEVPVLAPRTTSATLEAALAVAEGLKEHRACLLRGHGAFAIGLKEKPEEALLEAYSLLTTLEESAEILLYHRLWGKG; encoded by the coding sequence ATGCTGGCCCGGATCTACACCGCCTTTCGCCAGGTGGGGGAGGATCTTTTCCACCAAAGGCTCATCTCCGCCACCGCGGGCAACTTTTCCGTGCGCACCAAGGAGGGCTTTCTCATCACCAAAAGCGGGGTGCAGAAGGCGCGCCTGAGCCCGGAGGACCTGGTGGAGGTGCCCCTAGAGGGCCCCTTTCCGCAAGGGGCCAGCGTGGAGAGCGTGATCCACCGGGAGGTGTACCGGGCGACCCCGGCCCGGGCCATCGTCCATGCCCATCCCCGGGTGGCGGTGGCCCTCTCCCTGCATCTAGACAGGATCGTGCCCCAGGACCTCGAGGGCCAGTACTACCTGAAAGAGGTCCCGGTGCTTGCCCCCAGGACCACAAGCGCCACCCTCGAGGCCGCCCTGGCGGTGGCGGAGGGCCTCAAGGAGCACCGGGCCTGCCTTTTAAGGGGCCATGGGGCCTTTGCCATAGGGCTTAAGGAAAAGCCCGAGGAGGCCCTTCTGGAGGCCTATAGCCTCCTCACCACCCTGGAGGAGAGCGCGGAGATCCTCCTTTACCACCGCCTTTGGGGGAAGGGATGA
- a CDS encoding alpha/beta fold hydrolase encodes MREEIGYIPVGEAELYVEDVGDEHAPALLVLHGGPGGNAYALREGLQDYLENFRVIYFDQRGSGRSLELPQDPRLFTLDALVEDTVALAEALGLERFHLLAHGFGALVALEVLRRYPEVPGAVLLSPWVSFPWLSERLAEAAGLEPLADPEANLRAALERAEPKLLFDRLMFPTPHGRLEYEWVAEGSGILGPDTPALAFWQNGLWRLDYTPYLSPSRGRVALVVGEMDGTSYPYAEEVAERLRAPIRVIPGAGHYPWIDQPEAFGEAFREVLEGLLAPWRV; translated from the coding sequence ATGCGGGAAGAAATCGGCTACATCCCCGTAGGGGAAGCGGAGCTCTACGTGGAGGACGTGGGGGACGAACATGCCCCGGCCCTCCTGGTCCTCCACGGGGGGCCAGGGGGGAACGCCTACGCCTTAAGGGAGGGGCTTCAGGACTACCTGGAGAACTTCCGGGTCATCTACTTTGACCAGCGGGGTTCCGGGCGGAGCCTGGAGCTTCCCCAAGACCCCCGGCTCTTCACCCTAGATGCCTTGGTGGAGGATACCGTGGCCCTGGCCGAGGCCCTGGGGCTGGAACGGTTTCATCTTCTGGCCCATGGCTTCGGGGCCCTGGTGGCCTTGGAGGTCCTCCGCCGCTATCCGGAGGTCCCGGGGGCGGTGCTCCTTTCCCCGTGGGTGAGCTTCCCCTGGCTTTCCGAAAGGCTTGCGGAGGCCGCGGGGTTGGAGCCCTTGGCCGACCCCGAGGCGAACCTGAGGGCGGCCTTGGAGAGGGCGGAGCCCAAGCTCCTCTTTGACCGCCTCATGTTCCCCACCCCCCATGGCCGCCTGGAGTACGAGTGGGTGGCGGAGGGCTCGGGCATCCTGGGGCCGGATACCCCGGCCTTGGCCTTTTGGCAGAACGGTCTTTGGCGGCTGGACTACACTCCCTACCTCTCCCCAAGCCGCGGGCGGGTGGCTTTGGTGGTGGGGGAGATGGACGGGACCAGCTACCCCTACGCCGAGGAGGTGGCCGAGCGCCTTAGGGCCCCCATCCGGGTGATACCCGGGGCTGGGCACTATCCCTGGATCGACCAGCCGGAGGCATTTGGCGAGGCCTTCCGGGAGGTCCTCGAGGGCCTTTTGGCCCCTTGGAGGGTGTGA
- a CDS encoding DNA-directed RNA polymerase subunit beta — MEIKRFGRIREVIPLPPLTEIQVESYKRALQADVPPDKREDVGIQAAFKETFPVEEGDKGKGGMVLDFLEYRIGEPPFSQDECREKDLTYQAPLYARLQLIHKDTGLIKEDEVFLGHIPLMTEDGSFIINGADRVIVSQIHRSPGVYFTPDPARPGRYVASIIPLPKRGPWIDLEVEQNGTVSMKVNKRKFPLILLLRVLGYDAETLNRELGAYGELLGGLLDEAVLAMRPEEALVRLFTLLRPGDPPKKDKALAYLFGLLADPRRYDLGEAGRYKAEEKVGVRLSGRTLARFEDGEFKDEIFLPTLRYLFALMAGVSGHEVDDIDHLGNRRIRTVGELMADQFRVGLSRLARGVRERMVMGSADTLTPAKLVNNRPLEAAIREFFSRSQLSQFKDETNPLSSLRHKRRISALGPGGLTRERAGFDVRDVHRTHYGRICPVETPEGANIGLITSLAAYARVDHLGFIRTPYRRVRDGVVTDEVVYMTATEEDRYTIAQANTPLEGNRIATDRVVARRRGEPVIVGPEEVEFMDVSPKQVFSVNTNLIPFLEHDDANRALMGSNMQTQAVPLIRAQAPVVMTGLEERVVRDSLAAVYAEEDGEVVAVDGRRIAVRYEDGRLVEYPLRRFVRSNQGTALDQRPRVTVGQRVKRGDLLADGPASEEGFLALGQNVLVAIMPFDGYNFEDAIVISEELLKRDFYTSIHIERYEIEARDTKLGPERITRDIPHLSEAALRDLDEEGVVRIGAEVKPGDILVGRTSFKGEQEPSPEERLLRSIFGDKARDVKDTSLRVPPGEGGIVVGTLRLRRGDPGVELKPGVREVVRVYVAQKRKLQVGDKLANRHGNKGVVAKILPVEDMPHLPDGTPVDIILNPLGVPSRMNLGQILETHLGLAGFFLGQRYISPVFDGATEPEIKALLAEAFDLYFGKRKEEGFGVDKRELEVLARAEKLGLVSPGKSPEEQLRELFMQGKVVLYDGRSGEPIEGPIVVGQMFIMKLYHMVEDKMHARSTGPYSLITQQPLGGKAQFGGQRFGEMEVWALEAYGAAHTLQEMLTLKSDDIEGRNAAYEAIIKGEDVPEPSVPESFRVLVKELQALALDVQTLDERDNPVDIFEGLASKR; from the coding sequence ATGGAGATTAAGCGGTTCGGTCGCATCCGAGAGGTTATACCCCTTCCCCCTTTAACGGAAATCCAGGTGGAGTCCTACAAAAGGGCCCTTCAGGCCGATGTTCCCCCGGATAAGCGGGAGGACGTGGGCATCCAGGCGGCCTTCAAGGAGACCTTCCCCGTGGAGGAGGGGGACAAGGGCAAGGGCGGCATGGTCCTGGACTTCCTGGAGTACCGCATCGGGGAGCCTCCCTTTTCCCAGGACGAGTGCCGGGAGAAGGACCTGACCTACCAGGCTCCCCTCTATGCCCGCCTCCAGCTCATCCACAAGGACACGGGCCTCATCAAGGAGGACGAGGTCTTCCTGGGCCACATCCCCCTCATGACCGAGGACGGCTCCTTCATCATCAACGGGGCCGACCGGGTGATCGTTTCCCAGATCCACCGCTCCCCGGGGGTCTACTTCACCCCGGACCCCGCCCGGCCCGGGCGTTACGTGGCCAGCATTATCCCCTTGCCCAAGCGGGGGCCTTGGATTGACCTGGAGGTGGAGCAAAACGGCACCGTCTCCATGAAGGTCAACAAGCGCAAGTTCCCTCTGATCCTTCTCCTCAGGGTCCTGGGCTACGACGCCGAAACCCTGAACCGGGAGCTTGGGGCCTATGGGGAGCTTTTGGGGGGCCTTCTGGATGAGGCGGTGCTGGCCATGCGCCCGGAGGAGGCCCTGGTGCGCCTCTTCACCCTGCTCCGGCCCGGCGACCCTCCCAAGAAGGACAAGGCCTTGGCCTACCTCTTTGGCCTTTTGGCTGACCCGAGGCGGTACGACCTGGGGGAGGCGGGGCGGTACAAGGCGGAGGAAAAGGTGGGGGTGCGCCTTTCCGGCCGCACCCTGGCGCGCTTTGAGGACGGGGAGTTTAAGGACGAGATCTTCCTGCCCACCCTGCGCTACCTCTTCGCCCTCATGGCCGGGGTTTCCGGGCACGAGGTGGACGACATCGACCACCTGGGCAACCGCCGCATCCGCACCGTGGGGGAGCTCATGGCCGACCAGTTCCGGGTGGGCCTAAGCCGCCTGGCCCGGGGGGTGCGGGAGAGGATGGTGATGGGCTCCGCCGATACCCTCACGCCGGCCAAGCTGGTGAACAACCGTCCCCTCGAGGCGGCCATCCGGGAGTTCTTCAGCCGTAGCCAGCTTTCCCAGTTCAAGGACGAGACCAACCCCCTTTCCTCCCTGCGCCACAAAAGGCGCATCTCCGCCTTGGGCCCTGGGGGCCTCACCCGGGAGCGGGCGGGGTTTGACGTGCGGGACGTGCACCGCACCCACTATGGCCGCATCTGCCCGGTGGAGACCCCGGAAGGCGCCAACATCGGCCTCATCACCTCCCTGGCCGCCTATGCCCGGGTGGATCACTTGGGCTTCATCCGCACCCCCTACCGCCGGGTGAGGGATGGGGTGGTCACCGACGAGGTGGTCTACATGACCGCCACCGAGGAGGACCGGTACACCATTGCCCAGGCCAACACCCCCCTCGAGGGGAACCGCATCGCCACCGACCGGGTGGTGGCCCGGCGCCGGGGCGAGCCGGTGATCGTGGGCCCGGAGGAGGTGGAGTTCATGGACGTGAGCCCCAAACAGGTCTTCTCCGTGAACACCAACCTCATCCCCTTCTTGGAGCACGACGACGCCAACCGGGCCCTCATGGGTTCCAACATGCAGACCCAGGCGGTGCCCCTCATCCGGGCCCAGGCCCCGGTGGTGATGACGGGCCTCGAGGAGCGGGTGGTGCGGGACTCCCTGGCCGCGGTCTATGCCGAGGAGGACGGGGAGGTGGTGGCGGTGGATGGCCGCCGCATCGCCGTGCGCTACGAGGATGGCCGCCTGGTGGAGTACCCCTTGCGCCGCTTTGTGCGTTCCAACCAGGGTACCGCCCTGGACCAGCGCCCCCGGGTGACCGTGGGCCAGAGGGTGAAGAGGGGGGACCTCCTGGCGGACGGCCCGGCCTCCGAGGAGGGCTTCCTGGCCCTGGGGCAGAACGTCCTGGTGGCCATCATGCCCTTTGACGGCTACAACTTTGAGGACGCCATCGTCATCAGCGAGGAACTTCTAAAGCGGGACTTCTACACCTCCATCCACATCGAGCGCTACGAGATCGAGGCCCGGGACACCAAGCTGGGCCCGGAGCGGATCACCCGGGACATCCCTCACCTCTCCGAGGCGGCCTTAAGGGACCTGGACGAGGAAGGGGTGGTGCGCATCGGGGCCGAGGTGAAGCCCGGGGATATCCTGGTGGGCCGCACCAGTTTCAAGGGGGAGCAGGAACCCTCCCCGGAGGAGAGGCTTCTGCGCTCCATCTTCGGGGATAAGGCCCGGGATGTGAAGGACACCTCCTTGAGGGTTCCCCCGGGGGAGGGGGGGATCGTGGTGGGCACCCTGCGCCTGCGCCGTGGGGACCCCGGGGTGGAGCTGAAGCCTGGGGTGCGGGAGGTGGTGCGGGTTTACGTGGCGCAAAAGCGCAAGCTCCAGGTGGGGGACAAGCTGGCCAACCGCCACGGGAACAAGGGGGTGGTGGCCAAGATCCTCCCCGTGGAGGACATGCCCCACCTGCCGGACGGCACCCCCGTGGACATCATCCTGAACCCCTTGGGCGTGCCCAGCCGTATGAACCTGGGTCAGATCCTGGAAACCCACTTGGGCCTGGCGGGCTTCTTCCTTGGCCAGCGCTACATCTCCCCCGTTTTTGACGGGGCCACGGAGCCCGAGATCAAGGCCCTTTTGGCCGAGGCCTTTGACCTTTACTTCGGCAAGCGGAAGGAGGAGGGCTTCGGGGTGGACAAGAGGGAGCTGGAGGTCCTGGCCCGGGCGGAGAAGCTGGGCCTGGTGAGCCCCGGCAAGAGCCCGGAGGAGCAGCTTAGGGAGCTTTTCATGCAGGGCAAGGTGGTTCTCTACGACGGCCGCTCCGGCGAGCCCATCGAGGGGCCCATCGTGGTGGGGCAGATGTTCATCATGAAGCTCTACCACATGGTGGAGGACAAGATGCACGCCCGCTCCACCGGCCCCTACTCCCTCATCACCCAACAGCCCTTGGGCGGTAAGGCCCAGTTCGGCGGCCAGCGCTTCGGGGAGATGGAGGTGTGGGCCCTCGAGGCCTACGGGGCCGCCCACACCCTGCAGGAGATGCTTACCCTGAAGTCCGACGACATCGAGGGCCGGAACGCCGCCTACGAGGCCATCATCAAGGGAGAGGACGTGCCCGAGCCCAGCGTGCCCGAGTCCTTCCGGGTGCTGGTAAAGGAGCTTCAGGCCTTGGCCTTGGATGTGCAGACCCTGGACGAGCGGGATAACCCCGTGGACATCTTTGAGGGCCTGGCATCCAAGCGGTAA